The Emys orbicularis isolate rEmyOrb1 chromosome 9, rEmyOrb1.hap1, whole genome shotgun sequence genomic sequence TGTTACTTCTTACTCTGATGACTTGAAAGCAGAGCTCAAAGTAGGGAGAAAAAAGAAGGGGATTCATGTTATGCTGCAGAACAGGTCTAAATTTGAACAGAACCCAGTATTTGGTAAAAATCAGAGAGATTTCTGCAGCATATATTCAGTCAGTTCCACCCATTAactgttttctcttttccttattttatttccattaatATACTGTTTCATTCTGAGAATCTTGGCATCCTTCCTTCTTATTGAAGTGAAATATAAGAAACTTTATACAATAGTGCCTTGCTAGTCTGAACACTTTGTAATcctcaataaaataaaatggaggcATTTTAACATCACTCAGCAAACATTAAACAGCAGAGTATTGCAATGAGCTCTCATTATTggtataattaaaaacaaagtcaAGCATAGTTATTAGGATACTGTGAACTGCtattacaaaaaaacccaaaatgacaaaataaacaaaatacattttgttatCATTACCctggatttttattattattgtatttttaattcacaAAATTCAGTAATTCACAATGAAACTTCCAGTCATTATTAATGAGGTTCTATCTAATAAAGCCCAACAactaatttaaatattaattttaatgaatTATATAAAAGAATTCTTATATAAAAGAACATCCGTTGATGTTAAAATCATGATTTATGTGTTTTATCATTTGgtttttaaaacagtattttgTCATTGGAGCTTTTTAATTTTTGGAACCTCTAATTTTTCTATAATGGGATCAAATGTTAAATGTGATTATCTGATAAACACAGTCCTGGAGCTCTAAGTCCTCTGTTATCCATGGAACAGATACAATATGGGTAGCAGCAGTTCAACTTTCCTCACACTGCCACTTCAATATGTCTCAACCCTGACCTTGGAGGGACCATCTCTAGGGTTGAGTTCAGTTTCTTTGTTCATTCAGGCTAAACTTCATCACTTGCACCTCTGGCCATTCAGAAGGCTGGAGGCTCTGATTTTAAATACTGGATATCAGCCAGATTGCAAATATAAAGAATTGATCTGGCTATTGAGGaacaagagagagagatgcttgTTCTCCTGTCCCTGCTACCGAGGAGCTGCCAGAGCTCCTCCATCCCTAAtctgtttgtaaatattatttaaaGATTTGTGTAGACCTTGAATGAAACATTATGACAGAACATACTTTGAATATATAACTTATGATGTATATAAATGCATTTGAGTTACAAATGAATGTTATTTTTTTTAGCTCCTTGGATAATTTACCCATTTCTACAGAATGGGTCAACTTTTGTATGAAAATTGAGTGGGGGGTAGAGGGGACCCTTTAAAATTAATTCTGAAATACAGGGCCTCACCCTGTAAACTTTTACTAGTAAGAATTGTAGTTACTTCCCTGACAAGTCACCCTATTACCATCAatattgtttgcaggatcaaacccaagTTTTTTTTACCTGAAAATGCTATTGCATAACTTCACCCTCCCTTTTTACCtgaattaaaaaccaaacaaaacaaacctgaaaaaaGTCCCCAATTACAGAGCTGATTTTTTGTAATagcttttaaaagcaaatttaacTGTTAACTGTTTTTTTTGTTGTAGATGACAGTCATGTCCCATTCAAAGGATCTCAAGGATGACTTTCATAGTGACACGGTACTCTCCATTTTAAATGAACAGCGCATTCGGGGTATTTTATGTGATGTCACTATAATTGTGGAAGATACTAAATTTAAAGCCCACAGTAATGTACTAGCAGCTTCAAGCctttatttcaaaaatattttttggagTCATACGATCTGTATTTCTGGACATGTCCTGGAGTTAGATGATCTTAAGGCTGAAGTGTTTACTGAAATACTTAATTATATCTACAGTTCCACAGTAGTTGTTAAGAGACAGGAGACTGTAACAGACCTTGCAGCTGCAGGGAAAAAACTGGGAATATCGTTTCTGGAAGATCTTACAGACATTAATTTTTCAAATTCCCCTTGTCCATATGCATTTTGTATAACTGAAAAAGGGGtggtcaaagaagaaaaaaatgaaaaaagacatGAAGATTCAGCTATCACAAACGGGCCAAGAATCACAAATGCTTTTTCAATTTTTGAAACTGAAAATAATAACAATTTGTTTTCTCCACTTGACTTGAGAGCAAGTTTTAAAAAGGTATCTGAGACAATTAAAGCAACCAATGTTGGCCTTGATAGGGATGACGTTGGAAAAGATGCTGAGCCAGCCAGTACGTTAGCTGAACACTCCTATGCAGTTTCTTCTGGAGGTGATGCTTTTCAAGGAACTCCTTTTTTAGAACATGACAGCAGCCCTCTGTATAAAATGAGCGAAGACAATTATGAAACTCTTCAGACAACACCTCTACTTCAACCAATAAAACAAGCATGTGGTACACCAAAGATGGCCTTTAAACCCCAGTGTACTGGTTTGGCTATAACAAAAATATCAGCCCCCAAAGTAACCAATACAGAGGTTCAACAAGAAGCAGTTACAGATAAAGCGATTATTCCTTTTCCTCATGATAAGGCAGGAGACTTACTTTTTTCCACAGAAGAGGAAAATAAATCTGCTAACATCCCTGGACCCATAGCAACAGTTATTCCACCTGTTTACAGATGTAACTGTTGTACCAGATCATTTGATGACAGAGCTTTACTCAGTACCCATCTTCAGCTTCACACAAATCATCAGGAACCTTTAATATGCAAATACTGCAGCAAACAATTTGCAAATCTTAACAGACTGGAGAATCATGAACAAGTCTGCAGGAGTTCAGGCAGCATATCTGTTCAGAGTGGAAATGAACAAAAAATGTTAGATAACTATACTACTACTGATGAAAGAAATGGAAGCTCACATGGAAACACAGAGCCTCTGTTGTCTGAAAACAATATTACTGATTACTCCAGTGCAAACTGCACCTTGCCAGAAACAGATCATTTGGTTAAAGTTGTTGATGGGCAGATATTATATACATGCATAGTTTGCAAACGTAGCTATGTAACACTGTCTAGCCTTCGAAGACATGCAAATGTGCATTCATGGAGAAGAACTTATCCTTGCCATTACTGCAACAAAGTGTTTGCATTAGCTGAATATCGTACCAGACATGAAATCTGGCACACAGGGGAAAGGCGTTATCAGTGCATTTTCTGCCTTGAGACTTTCATGACCTATTATATACTAAAAAATCATCAGAAATCTTTCCATGCAATTGACCATCGACTTGCAGTAAATAAAAAAACAGCTAATGGAGGCTTAAAGCCTAGCATGTATCCTTACAAACTTTATAGGCTTTTACCTATGAAATGCAGAAGGCTACCTTATAAGTCCTACCAGAATTCTTCGTATGAAAATGTACAAGCAAGCAACCAAGTTAATGAAGCAACTTCTGGTACCTGCATTATTCAGAATTCTCTCAACTCTGAACTACCTTCGCTGAATTTTCAAAATAATATATTAACAAACAATACCACTATTTCCTTGAATACATCTTCGTGCAATGATGCAACATCATCTATGAATATTCAGAATGTTTCACCTTGGGCAGTAGGAATGTTAAATTCTGACCTACAAAGTGACTTTTTTACTGCAGAAAAATCAGTGCCCCAAGCTGCAAATGAACTTAGTTCTGGTTCTCAGGAATGTGATTCCTCCGTTCTGTCTTTCAGTAATGTAAGTGAAAATTCAACCTCTGTTATTAACTATAGCAGCTCAGCACCCTCGGTTATAATGCACAGTAGTAGAGTTTCATCAGTAATAATGCACAGTAATGCAGTCACTTCTATGGGAAGCAGTAAGACAATATCCTCCAATAATACAGCCACTCAGTCCATAAAAGATGACTGTAAACATGGGTCAGATAATTATGGCAAAGGCATTACTAAAGCAAAaactattaaagaaaaaaagaaaacacttctGTACAATAGAGGAGAAACACTCGAGGAGTTACAGTATATTACAGGATCTGGAGGTTCATCTAACAAGACTACAGATACTGTTCAAGAATCAAGTAAAACTGAAACCTACATTGCAAAGCCTGCCTTACCTGGAACATCTACTGATAGTAATGTTGCTCCTCTTTGTCAAATAACAGTAAAAATTGGGAATGAGGCTATTGTAAAAAGACATATTTTAGGTTCCAAACTGTTTTATAAAAGAGGAAGAAGGTCTAAATGTGAATCTGAACAGGACAATCAGCCTCAGGAGACTgaaacagagagaaaagaaagaagcCCAACTAGGCTTTGCAAATCAGAATGTATGGAACTGACTGAAATGTGCGATGATGTAAGTGATCAGGATTCCAATGACAAACCTTGGAGACCTTATTATAATTACAAACCAAAAAAGAAATCTAAACAGCTAAGAAAAATGAGAAAAGTCAAATGGAGGAAGAATCATGGAAACAAGAACTCCAGTAGTGAAAGTGAAAATACATGCAATAGAGAGTATGCACTTAGAAAAATTCCTGAAGAAAAGGGCATCAATAAAGAAGGAAACTCAGAAATGCCTAATCTTCATTGTGAGctctgtgagagagagaaatcttcCACTGAAGAAATCCAGGAACCTATACATTGGCATGTACCTACTTCAAAGCCTTATATTTGTGAATTATGCCAAAAGCAGTTCCAGAGCCCATCCACACTAAAAATGCATATGAGATGTCATACTGGAGAAAAGCCGTATACTTGTAAAACCTGTGGTAAGTGTTTTTCAGTTCCAGGAAACCTACAGAAACATGAACGTATTCACTTGGGTGTCAAGGATTTTGTCTGTCAATATTGTAGTAAGGCATTCACTTTAAATGAAACGCTCAAAATACATGAAAGAATACATACTGGAGAAAAACGCTACCACTGTCAATTCTGCTTACAGAGTTTTTTATATCTTTCTACCAAAAGGAATCATGAGCAAAGACATGTACATGAACACAATGGAAAAGGATATGCTTGTCTTCAGTGCCCCAAAATTTGCAAGACAGCAGCTGCTCTTGGAATGCACCAGAAGAAACATCTATTCAAAAGCCCAAGTCAACAGGATAGAAAAGAGTATTTGTGTAATGAAAGCTCTAAACATTTGGAAAATCAACATTTCATTGACTCAGATGGGAACGAAGTTAATAGTATACAGAGTATGACTCCAAAAGTTATACTTTGAGTGACAGTTGTCAAAAACAAGAAAAGAGCACTGGAGAAAAATATATAGAAGCGTGGAATGCAAAGGAAACTCCTGATTTAGGCAGGTTCAAAAAGTGTAGATAACATTTCTTCATCCAAATAACTTTCATATATTAGTACAGTATATGCAAAAAATACACTGCAACAGAAAAGCTAGGAATATTTGCAATAGTCTAAACATAGCATGAGGGAGAAtaaaagcctgatccaaaatAGTTCTGCAACAGTAAATGGCTGTAATACATACACAGAAGAAAACAGTAGGTCCAGTCAGAACCTTTTTAGTCGGAGTTACAAGCAACTAGCCACTGAACTGTCTTAAATGTACAATACTGTATTTGATTCTGAATCACTCTGGACATAATAAAGGCCAAATATATGGGTTCAGAGTACATTCACTATGAAGAATTTGTGCTACAGAAGATGATGTGATGCATTTATACTCAAACTTTCATGGTATTGtgtttataaatgaaaaacaaaatgtaaaagatCATGGCCTAATGTATACAGTATCTTAAAATAATCTGGTAAAGATAGAAAATGTTTATTGAATGTGAGTATGAAGTATAGTTCAGTTTTGGAAAACTTTTCTGTATCTCAAACCTTAGTTTATACTGTTGTATGATTATTACATTTTACACTATCTATATTCAATTTTACAATTACATTGATAAGCAGTGGGTATCTGAGTGTCAAT encodes the following:
- the ZBTB38 gene encoding zinc finger and BTB domain-containing protein 38, translating into MTVMSHSKDLKDDFHSDTVLSILNEQRIRGILCDVTIIVEDTKFKAHSNVLAASSLYFKNIFWSHTICISGHVLELDDLKAEVFTEILNYIYSSTVVVKRQETVTDLAAAGKKLGISFLEDLTDINFSNSPCPYAFCITEKGVVKEEKNEKRHEDSAITNGPRITNAFSIFETENNNNLFSPLDLRASFKKVSETIKATNVGLDRDDVGKDAEPASTLAEHSYAVSSGGDAFQGTPFLEHDSSPLYKMSEDNYETLQTTPLLQPIKQACGTPKMAFKPQCTGLAITKISAPKVTNTEVQQEAVTDKAIIPFPHDKAGDLLFSTEEENKSANIPGPIATVIPPVYRCNCCTRSFDDRALLSTHLQLHTNHQEPLICKYCSKQFANLNRLENHEQVCRSSGSISVQSGNEQKMLDNYTTTDERNGSSHGNTEPLLSENNITDYSSANCTLPETDHLVKVVDGQILYTCIVCKRSYVTLSSLRRHANVHSWRRTYPCHYCNKVFALAEYRTRHEIWHTGERRYQCIFCLETFMTYYILKNHQKSFHAIDHRLAVNKKTANGGLKPSMYPYKLYRLLPMKCRRLPYKSYQNSSYENVQASNQVNEATSGTCIIQNSLNSELPSLNFQNNILTNNTTISLNTSSCNDATSSMNIQNVSPWAVGMLNSDLQSDFFTAEKSVPQAANELSSGSQECDSSVLSFSNVSENSTSVINYSSSAPSVIMHSSRVSSVIMHSNAVTSMGSSKTISSNNTATQSIKDDCKHGSDNYGKGITKAKTIKEKKKTLLYNRGETLEELQYITGSGGSSNKTTDTVQESSKTETYIAKPALPGTSTDSNVAPLCQITVKIGNEAIVKRHILGSKLFYKRGRRSKCESEQDNQPQETETERKERSPTRLCKSECMELTEMCDDVSDQDSNDKPWRPYYNYKPKKKSKQLRKMRKVKWRKNHGNKNSSSESENTCNREYALRKIPEEKGINKEGNSEMPNLHCELCEREKSSTEEIQEPIHWHVPTSKPYICELCQKQFQSPSTLKMHMRCHTGEKPYTCKTCGKCFSVPGNLQKHERIHLGVKDFVCQYCSKAFTLNETLKIHERIHTGEKRYHCQFCLQSFLYLSTKRNHEQRHVHEHNGKGYACLQCPKICKTAAALGMHQKKHLFKSPSQQDRKEYLCNESSKHLENQHFIDSDGNEVNSIQSMTPKVIL